The nucleotide sequence taaaattattggaGGATTTGGTGAGATATGGGCTATGAAAAGTAATTTTATGAGTTGCggatagaatttcccttccTTTTAGGGTCTGATGCTTCTACCATCTGTCTATTTATCAATTTGATGGGACAATTTATCCTTAAAccattattattgtaatattattaGTCAAAGACAAATTACAAAACATACACAATTAGGGTTGTAATTAAACCATGCCGGGTCAAGATTCGCTCAATTCAAACTCAACTCGACAAACCTCGAGCTCAATTGTCTACTGACTAGCTAGAACGTAAAAAAGCTCTTTCACGTGCTTGTCTCTTGGTTCATGCTATTggcttattttttcttcaatcttcaatATTATTGTAGTTTTTAGGACTTTTAATTTAGATAAGTATTTATATGGTGTTTAGCTATgcttaatttgttattttattttattatatatagatatattatattatgttaaaggattatactattatatacataataattttaaacagaatcagtttaattatattattatactaatttaaagtttaataattttatattaaataatatatttataaaattataaataaacatattaatatatttataaacgaattTGTTCGTGACGTATTCATAAACTTCTTATCAAACATGTTTACGACATTTTGATTAGGGGTGTACACGGTTCAGTTTAGCtagtttttgacatttttagtaCGTCAAATCACTTGTGTGGTTTTTTGTCAAATCAAACTGCACGGTCTGGTTTGGTTCTCAGAAACCACGCCAAATCGCGAGGGACTTCATTTCTCATCTTCATTAAACCAACGGCCTTCTCTGTTCTTACCAtatttaatcatcatcatcatcaattgtCCCTCATCCAACTAACTAGGAGTGTGCCGCATAGTATACTTAATATCAATTGatttctaaaagtcacattgacaaaaCAAATTCATAGAAAAGAACAATGTGGTAAAATTTTGTTTGGGATGCCCTTCTTGGCATGAGCgtctgtgtatatatgtatatatatgcatctgtAATGCATTCTGTCTTAGATTCTTCTTTGTCACTAACATCCTTATGAGGCTGTGATGATAAATTTTCTGGGTCCAAATCAGCTGAAGGGGATTGCACCTGGTTTCTGGTGGGGCAACCCGGACAGCCAGTAAAAGGGGCCCTCTGTTCTCTCTCACTGGGCAACCGATGTTTGCAGCCATGGCGGGGGTGACTACACTTCTCAGCCTACTGATCTAATTAGATCTGAGCCTCCTTGTACTGATAAAATACgtactaaaaagaaaaagaaaataaatactttatttcCAATGGGTTTGCCCTGGTTCACATTTGGATTTGTTGAATCAGTGGGATTATTATGCTTGTAAAGTATTTCAAAAGAAGGCTTCCATGTCTctattttttatgtgttttatgGACTCTTTGGTTGGAGCCCAATAATGTGATTTTTAAGAACGAAGAGGTAAAGTGGGAGTTTGTATTTGAACCTATCCTTATTAGGTTAGTGATCTAGATCCATGGAATCAGTTAAGCTGCTTTGGCAGCTTTGGAATTGCTTGTTGAGTGTTAAAATTCCACTTTTGATATGCTGTGCTTGTTGGTATGTTTGCGGTCAGCCTTAGCGGCTGGCTTTTTGGGGGGTGGGTGTTGTCTGTAAAACTAATAATGTTCATAGATTATACCAAAATTGGAGAATATGGAATACTCTGTACATGCAAGTTCAAGCAATGCTTCCTCGTCTAGTTTCCAACACATTTATTATATGGTTAATCAAAAGGCAGACTGTCTTGCTAAGGGAGCTTCGAACAGTAAAGTGGATATGGAATTGTCTTGGTAAGGGAGTTTTGTTTCCTGTGATCAGTGGGGTTGAGCTGAAACTTTGTTTCAGGCTTGCTTCTGAAGCAAGGTTTTGTTATGcatttttctaaataataatgTAGATGCATTCCTTTGGAGGCTTGTCTATGCTATAGTTGTGGCGGACGAGGGGAATGAAAGCTTGGTGGTTTTGGCTGGTTTGGTTGTGGATTGCAAGCTTGGTGGTGTGGCCGCTACTCACTGGAAGCTCGGAGTTGCAGATATCTGCTACTTTCGTATTATCTCTCCCTGTTGCTTAGGGTTGCTGTTGCATTTGAAGACTTCGGTTATCTGCTGTGGTGAAGGTTGATTTGGGCTGTTTTGGGGTTTATGATTGCTAGTCTGTGATAGTTCTCAATCTGGTTTTGATGCTCTGTTTTAGGCAATGGTTTTAACCATTGTTTTAAAAACCGGACCGGACCGGCCGGTCAGACCGAAAAAATCGGGAACCGGTGGCCTATCCGGTCCGGTTTgacataaaaaatcaaatcttctTCAACTCGGTCAAAATCGATCAAAATCTGGTCGAACCGATGAACCGGGAACCGGATTGACCCTGGttttttcaccctcacacttatttttaaatttttaattcttaattaattttttaacaacatatataacaattatatataaaatattagttgtatattagttaataatagtATTTCTcatgataatatataaaatattagtatttcaaatatatattatttaattataaaatatatatatgacatcatccgGTCGGACCACTCTGATCTAACCGGTCAGACCAACTGATCAGTGACTCAATTAATAGGCCGGTTCGCTCTCCAatccgatttttaaaatattggttTTAACAGAGGGCTAAGTTTTGTATTGCTTGGGCTATAGTTAGAGACTAAATTACCTTGGAGCCTAGTCTGTTGGATTGCATGTGTGCCTATCTTTAAACTTATCTCTACTAAAAGCGTTTACAACTTTAAACTAGGACATTCCCTAAAACTCAGCCAAAGATCACATTAGGAGATCTAAGCaagtaataaaagaaatatacaaaTGAAATCTcctaacataaaaaaaaaatgtatatctattaggaaaaaatttcatcttaacatatttagataaaataactTCTCAAATGTTCATGTTGACTTTGGTCATTCAAGGTTAACAGTTGTGTGTCACTCTTAAGATACtcactaaaataattatttaaattgcatAAGTATATTTATAGCTTAAATCACTGTTTAACATAAGAATAGGCATTTGTGATATCAATTCCTAATTATTTAAGTAGCCAAAACCAATGAAATAAACAACCACTAAAGTGAATTGTCAATTCATAAGTCTTCTtaaggattaaattgatattgattttgGTTGTTCAATATTACTAATTGTGCTAACAATTTCAGAATACTTActtgaataattatttaaggTGCATAAACATGCTCGACACTCAAACCACCATAAgtgacttatttttattttaaaaactctaAGATCACCAATATGTATGATAAATAAGAACTTAAAATATTGACATtacattaaatttcaattatctgcatgaaattatttaacgaaCCATCTCACATGATGTGAGACTTTTGTCAAATGGGGGTCGAAGGCATAAACAAACAAAACCGAGGGACACAAATACCAACATATATAAGAAGATTTAATTAGTAGCAATTGCTTGGGTAGCAGTCCGCATTGCAAGCTTAGGGCTTTTCGATTTTGTGTAGACACCAAGGATGCTAACAAAACCAGACGTAGGGTACAATGCCTCATTGTGCTCCACAACGCCAGTCATCGTCTTGTTATGGTATTGCTTGTCAAGATCCAACTCGGCTAGAACTACGCCATTTATATCCAACTTTTGAGCCAAAGGAGTAATCACCAGTGGCGTCGGGTTTGGACTCCTGGAAGCCATTGCCACCCAGAAAGCTCCAGAAGAAGTCCTCCTAATTTTGTATGGATTTCTTGGAAGGTTCAAGAAGACTTGTGAGGTATTAGCTGCAGAACCTCTTAGCCAAAATCTATGAACTCTCTTCATGTGATACTCCGAAACAAGCAAAAAGTTTCTGTGGGGACTAATTGAGACGCCAGTGGCTGCTCCAAGTCCTTTCATCAACACTGATAGTACTCGTTTGGTCCTGGGGTCATACCTCGGCAGCCTCCCAGTGAAGTCGTTCACAAATTGTGGTTCTGTATGGTTTCTGCCAGTAGAAATGCAATTTTGTTAACAACATTATTGtgtcattcaaataaattaaaaaaaaaaagtgcttgATGTGACCATTGAAGTAAAATATTCTGTCTTTTCTTGCATTCCCACAAATGCCAAGCATTTGATAtaagataaaaggaaaaaaaaaaatcttattatcTCTAGAGTAtgggattttttattttacgaGAATCAAGAGATATAAACTCTTATAAAAACTATACTTGAAGTTGAAAACTGTACTTCACTAATGTCTGTGAAATAAACGATGACTGTGAGGTGGTTCACGTCCATGCAACTGAGGAAGTGGAAGGTCACAGTTTCTGCACTTGAGTCAAGTAGGGTTTTAAGTTTTATATTGCATGAAAACGGAAATGGAAAcggaaaatattttcaataagaaacaaaaatatgaaaatggatatttttataaaaaaatagacataaataagaTTCGAAACGAGAATAGGAAACGTTTCCAAAACGGAAAAATAACTCCTATGAGATGTTTGTgtgcaacatatatatatatatatatatatatagttgaagTCCTCCAAGCGGTCCTACTACACCAAGTCCCAAGTAAGCTTCTTCTGCATTATAAAGGGTTCCCACTTCTTTGGTTGAAACTAAGGCTTGGGGGCATTCCACCGTATTGGTATCATGTCTATATATGTCAGTATTGCCATCACAAAGTTCTTTGGTCCTTCAAACAAAACGAAACAGACAACAAAAGTTTTGTTGAAGATATAGTATTAATTTCAAAGAGAGTGCTGCATATCATGATTTTTATCAATGGTTTAGTTAATATCCTTTTTAGTGAGAATTTATGGTATTATTGTATATGTCACTAGAGTCAACTTAAAACTCCTCTTGCTTTTGATTCTGTTACCAGCACAAAAAAATTCtaaagaaacagaaaacaaTAGAAGTGTTTGCTGGCTCTTCGAGGGTCCAGAGTTCCTCCCAAACTCAAGTGAGCAAAATGCAATTTCTGATGATTTTATTCAATGACTTTCATAGTTTAAATACAGCAAATCTTTTGAGTAAAAATAGGAACTGCTAAactgaaaataaggaaaaaagatTGCAACCAACTACCACTATCAACTCCTCCCAAATAATAAGGaaataaaacagaaaataacATCTAAAAACTAATAAATTCTATGACCTCAAGTCTAATGATCGTAACagattcatatttatttatgtcaaGAATAAGGATAATTATGGGAGGCCGGCCCTGCACTGTTGTTCCTCCAATGAAGAATGGTCAACCACTCGATCTCATGGACTTGGTCTCTTTAATCTATTCCACTTATTATTATACAATTTGGTGACTTTTTACTCC is from Diospyros lotus cultivar Yz01 chromosome 2, ASM1463336v1, whole genome shotgun sequence and encodes:
- the LOC127794235 gene encoding protein STRICTOSIDINE SYNTHASE-LIKE 12-like → MRPVMLPTGGNHTEPQFVNDFTGRLPRYDPRTKRVLSVLMKGLGAATGVSISPHRNFLLVSEYHMKRVHRFWLRGSAANTSQVFLNLPRNPYKIRRTSSGAFWVAMASRSPNPTPLVITPLAQKLDINGVVLAELDLDKQYHNKTMTGVVEHNEALYPTSGFVSILGVYTKSKSPKLAMRTATQAIATN